In the genome of Chlorogloeopsis sp. ULAP01, the window GCCACTTGGGGAGCAAAGCTGGAGTCATACTTCCTGCAATATAAACCTCAGTTAGACAAAGTTATTTATTCCCTGATTCGCACATCTGATGCAGAAGCAGCCCAAGAACTCTACTTTCGTATCAAGGCAGGAGAACAAAGCTTTGCCGAATGTGCAAGCCTTTACTCGCAAGGACAAGAAGCTCACACTCTTGGAAAGTTAGGCCCTGTTCCTATGAGCCAACCTCACCCAGTGATTGCCCAAAAACTCGCCATCTCTCAACCAGGACAGTTGTGGCCACCAATGCGATTAGATAATTGGGTTGTAATCGTCAAATTGGAGAAACTGATTCCCGCTCAACTAGATGATGCCACACGCACTACTCTACTTAACCACTTATTTGAACAATGGCTAGCTGAGGAAATGAGCAAAACACCTTTATCGCTTCGCTCTGGTGAGGAGATGAGGGGATGGGGTGATGAGGGGATGGGGTGAAATTATTCTCCCCACCTCCTTACCTCCTTATCTCCCCCTCTCCCCCTC includes:
- a CDS encoding peptidylprolyl isomerase, yielding MTPVLQFGNQTISVAEALKLLAGYQMLPQLCRFLIIDEAIASIKLTPEENTSTIEQFYQKNQLTALQARTSILKHYGMSEAQLEALATRELRVEKFKIATWGAKLESYFLQYKPQLDKVIYSLIRTSDAEAAQELYFRIKAGEQSFAECASLYSQGQEAHTLGKLGPVPMSQPHPVIAQKLAISQPGQLWPPMRLDNWVVIVKLEKLIPAQLDDATRTTLLNHLFEQWLAEEMSKTPLSLRSGEEMRGWGDEGMG